In the Pyrolobus fumarii 1A genome, one interval contains:
- a CDS encoding C25 family cysteine peptidase — protein sequence MRRRLAPALIALLLTLCLTMVTAHASILGKFNGLWLYETNTSDVEQLKKEIVALQVKSVVLKSTIPDPRIQRVLSSIAVYTPGSKLVEPIATPWGVLAWSTTPQLQGSASASKAVSASGLGGDNSKELMLVIIPNETLRWFGEGIAKLHPDLRVEILTWKDIAAQCKHPAEPPPGFVDPGDLERQCGRGYNATLALCLVSLERRLLDEGLRYVLIVGGASVSPPIYYRSPLLESVGISCGAYVPSDYWYMDPDYDWNPEVAVGRLPFTDRSLLEGYLDSARKWLEWGKRDTALYAGGAPFQSTLMMGEVGVLEASQTAPSLSDVEYLTLTLGGYRPLAVQSKLGSYGLYYIVSHGVGDVLLDVFPSGLWGAKVDLVLAPRVLPSNTREPGVIVTPACLSAYWDVDVVEPPFNPPSVGVALLEKGYAVAYYGSSRLAIAAITEVKLEPSGSIEVSTAGAIRLTSMLAVMLTESRTIGEAVVKALAAYSSLTRGIAIAYTATGSEDIAELTMVEFVLLGDPALPAPSSRGKPSTPPAPTIPYNETIPASIVYPPYASISTGEAPLAVAPPGSTLTVRVPECPDDARILAIRNYYSYILVETVHEPIIVREENGACKITVRIKAGPALHYLIIRDGHTLARYVLLAAGISAEPAGLEKIRVKATGLDLIRVLGDEPIGVYINGSLVAWIPGGLDHAELVLRAAGRVEVSLVPWRIYTGIVTGDEDLNRISELLRKIFTTSVVAPAVHVTYTPGGVIVTVTGFDTVTFRNASLVKRMAPGTYLVKGNGLVILEAGKGALHATIPIPVVQVTARESNTTVKTYGVASTSRVSTTEERGNTGSEAAAGRNVTTGMERTATSNIVTMETEGGERGAGVSPPVLFVVALMAWTAAFTIAYYVRRLWRGR from the coding sequence TTGAGACGTAGACTAGCTCCAGCCCTAATAGCGCTGCTCCTAACGTTATGTTTGACGATGGTGACGGCACACGCCTCAATATTAGGAAAGTTCAATGGGCTTTGGCTTTACGAGACGAACACCAGCGACGTAGAACAATTGAAGAAGGAGATTGTGGCGTTGCAGGTTAAGAGTGTAGTGTTGAAGTCTACGATACCAGACCCTAGGATACAACGCGTGCTGAGCAGTATTGCGGTGTACACGCCCGGCAGTAAACTAGTCGAGCCTATCGCGACGCCATGGGGAGTGCTCGCGTGGAGCACCACGCCACAACTACAAGGCTCTGCATCCGCGTCGAAGGCCGTTAGCGCCTCGGGACTCGGCGGGGATAATAGCAAGGAGTTGATGCTCGTCATAATACCTAACGAGACGCTGAGATGGTTTGGCGAGGGCATTGCCAAGCTCCATCCAGACCTCCGGGTCGAGATACTGACGTGGAAGGATATCGCGGCGCAGTGTAAACACCCGGCGGAGCCGCCTCCAGGTTTCGTGGACCCAGGGGATCTCGAGAGACAGTGTGGCCGCGGGTATAACGCGACGCTAGCGCTCTGCCTTGTGTCTCTAGAGCGTAGGCTGCTTGACGAGGGGCTCCGCTACGTGCTCATAGTGGGTGGTGCCTCTGTCTCCCCACCGATATACTACCGTAGTCCTCTCCTCGAGAGCGTTGGTATATCGTGTGGAGCCTACGTGCCGAGTGACTACTGGTACATGGATCCGGATTATGATTGGAACCCGGAAGTCGCGGTAGGGAGGCTACCGTTCACTGATCGTAGCCTGCTAGAAGGGTACCTGGATAGTGCAAGAAAGTGGTTGGAGTGGGGCAAGCGCGACACTGCACTCTATGCGGGTGGCGCGCCGTTCCAGTCAACGCTGATGATGGGTGAGGTCGGTGTACTTGAAGCATCGCAGACAGCTCCTAGCCTCAGTGACGTAGAGTATCTCACGTTGACACTTGGAGGGTATAGGCCGTTAGCCGTGCAGAGCAAGCTAGGCTCCTACGGCCTCTACTACATAGTCTCTCACGGCGTAGGCGATGTGTTACTCGATGTGTTCCCCTCGGGGCTCTGGGGGGCGAAGGTAGACCTCGTGCTTGCACCGAGAGTGTTGCCCAGCAATACGCGCGAGCCGGGTGTCATCGTTACGCCGGCGTGCCTCTCCGCCTACTGGGACGTCGATGTTGTCGAGCCGCCGTTCAACCCTCCCAGCGTAGGTGTAGCGCTCCTCGAGAAGGGGTACGCAGTTGCATACTATGGCTCTAGCAGGCTAGCCATAGCGGCTATCACAGAAGTCAAGCTAGAGCCGAGCGGCAGTATAGAAGTCTCGACAGCAGGCGCAATACGCTTAACATCCATGCTCGCGGTCATGCTGACAGAGTCCAGAACGATAGGCGAGGCGGTAGTCAAGGCGCTAGCGGCGTACTCTAGCCTAACACGCGGCATAGCGATAGCCTACACCGCCACCGGCTCCGAGGACATCGCGGAACTAACGATGGTAGAGTTTGTGCTTCTAGGCGACCCCGCCCTGCCAGCACCATCCTCGAGAGGTAAACCGTCAACACCGCCAGCCCCCACAATACCCTACAATGAGACCATACCGGCTAGCATAGTCTACCCGCCCTACGCGAGCATATCAACCGGCGAGGCGCCTCTAGCGGTTGCCCCGCCGGGCTCTACACTCACAGTGAGAGTACCAGAGTGCCCCGACGACGCGAGGATCCTCGCCATACGCAACTACTACAGCTACATACTTGTGGAAACCGTGCACGAACCGATAATCGTGCGCGAAGAAAACGGAGCTTGCAAGATAACAGTGAGGATCAAAGCCGGACCAGCACTGCACTACCTGATAATCCGGGATGGGCACACGTTAGCACGGTACGTGCTCCTCGCAGCTGGTATTAGCGCTGAACCGGCCGGACTCGAGAAGATCAGGGTGAAGGCCACGGGCTTAGACCTTATACGCGTGCTTGGGGACGAGCCTATAGGCGTGTACATCAACGGCTCGCTAGTAGCGTGGATACCCGGTGGGCTTGACCACGCCGAGCTAGTACTGAGGGCGGCTGGCCGCGTAGAGGTAAGCCTGGTGCCGTGGAGGATCTACACCGGTATAGTGACTGGGGACGAGGACCTAAACAGGATATCAGAGTTGCTACGCAAGATTTTCACCACGAGTGTTGTAGCGCCAGCCGTGCACGTAACCTACACGCCCGGCGGCGTCATCGTGACGGTAACAGGCTTCGATACAGTAACCTTCCGCAATGCTAGCCTCGTTAAAAGGATGGCACCAGGCACGTACCTAGTCAAAGGCAACGGGCTAGTTATACTCGAAGCCGGTAAGGGGGCGCTGCACGCAACCATACCCATACCAGTAGTCCAGGTCACCGCCCGCGAGAGCAACACGACCGTTAAAACATACGGTGTCGCATCTACAAGCAGGGTATCGACGACAGAGGAGCGAGGAAACACGGGTAGCGAGGCAGCAGCCGGGCGCAATGTAACGACGGGAATGGAAAGGACGGCGACAAGTAACATAGTAACTATGGAGACGGAGGGTGGTGAAAGGGGTGCTGGTGTCTCGCCGCCAGTGCTCTTCGTAGTAGCGTTGATGGCCTGGACTGCTGCGTTCACCATAGCCTATTATGTCAGGAGGTTGTGGAGGGGTCGGTAG
- a CDS encoding 16S rRNA methyltransferase, with translation MRVEAAARRVRIVLLESPLELVPREIRNHPQVVRYARRFGIDPGEALLDKTYHYYAMASLPQKWKRGRPDIVHVSLLLLQDSVLNLTGHLEVYIHVLDGRVFRVEPETRIPKHLDRFKGLMAQLLIHNRVPPTGKPLIHLYASTLREFVDKMGGLILLWERGKPATPADIVREALETGWPIGIGMFPRGDFKKSTLRKASRTYSIYGGVPLKAWTVIHELLCAAEEITGARRACCPIREEDESENAE, from the coding sequence GTGAGGGTGGAGGCGGCAGCTAGGAGAGTTCGCATCGTGCTCCTGGAGTCTCCCCTGGAGCTCGTGCCTCGGGAGATACGCAACCACCCTCAGGTTGTTAGGTACGCGAGGCGCTTTGGCATAGACCCTGGCGAGGCTCTACTCGACAAGACATACCATTACTACGCTATGGCTTCTCTACCCCAGAAGTGGAAGAGGGGACGCCCGGATATAGTGCACGTATCTCTGCTTCTACTCCAAGACTCGGTGCTGAACCTCACCGGCCACCTCGAGGTATACATCCATGTCCTCGATGGGAGGGTTTTCCGCGTAGAGCCCGAGACTAGGATCCCCAAGCATCTGGACCGATTCAAGGGGCTTATGGCCCAATTGCTTATTCACAACCGCGTACCGCCTACAGGCAAGCCGCTGATACACCTCTATGCGTCCACGCTACGCGAGTTCGTCGACAAGATGGGCGGGTTGATACTACTGTGGGAGCGTGGCAAGCCCGCAACACCAGCCGACATTGTACGCGAGGCTCTGGAGACCGGGTGGCCCATCGGTATAGGCATGTTCCCTCGCGGCGACTTCAAGAAAAGCACGCTGAGAAAGGCCTCGAGGACATACAGTATCTATGGCGGTGTGCCGCTCAAAGCCTGGACTGTCATACACGAGTTGCTGTGCGCAGCAGAGGAGATTACGGGTGCGCGCCGCGCATGCTGCCCTATACGCGAGGAAGACGAGAGTGAAAATGCTGAGTAG
- a CDS encoding SagB/ThcOx family dehydrogenase, whose amino-acid sequence MVSRRVFLQLITTSIMATLVTPLALILHAKRTYKRGPEVRVGEDCIDLPPPRLDGDVSLERSLANRRSIRDYLDEPLSIEEVSQLLWAAYGITETIHGFKTSPSAGATYPAEIYIVVGEKGVTIGDEGYLEPGSYHYNPHAHRICVVKKGELRHELYKAALEQEWVLKAPVSIVVTVVFERTTRRYGERGIRYVWIEVGHIGQNIYLQATALGLGTVAVGAFLDEQVKKIIGAPESHNPAYIMPVGRPVTPYTLDERELHAYIMAHREKST is encoded by the coding sequence GTGGTATCCAGGCGAGTATTCCTACAACTAATCACAACGTCAATAATGGCTACGCTCGTAACGCCACTAGCACTGATACTACACGCGAAGCGGACGTACAAACGCGGCCCAGAAGTGAGAGTCGGCGAGGATTGTATCGACCTCCCACCACCTAGGCTAGACGGTGATGTTAGCCTCGAGAGAAGCCTTGCAAACCGCAGATCCATACGCGATTATCTAGACGAGCCCCTGAGCATAGAGGAGGTCTCCCAGCTACTATGGGCGGCGTACGGAATAACCGAGACCATACACGGCTTCAAAACGTCGCCTAGCGCAGGTGCAACCTATCCAGCCGAGATCTACATCGTTGTAGGCGAGAAAGGGGTGACTATAGGAGACGAAGGCTACCTCGAACCGGGATCATATCACTATAATCCACACGCGCATAGAATATGCGTAGTGAAGAAGGGCGAACTTAGACACGAGCTGTACAAGGCTGCGTTGGAGCAAGAATGGGTGCTGAAAGCCCCAGTGTCGATCGTAGTAACGGTGGTCTTCGAGAGGACGACTAGGAGGTACGGAGAGCGAGGCATACGCTACGTGTGGATCGAAGTCGGCCACATAGGGCAGAACATCTATCTGCAAGCCACGGCACTGGGCCTCGGCACTGTGGCTGTAGGCGCCTTCTTAGACGAGCAAGTGAAGAAGATAATAGGTGCACCGGAGAGCCACAATCCGGCCTACATTATGCCCGTTGGTAGGCCAGTAACGCCCTACACGCTTGATGAGCGCGAGCTGCACGCCTATATAATGGCTCATAGAGAGAAAAGCACGTAG
- a CDS encoding YHS domain-containing protein translates to MSTAIDPVCGMNVNPDKTPWKTIYRGKVYYFCSKLCLEEFKRDPEYYLRHGPKGMPGHKPGEEHSH, encoded by the coding sequence GTGAGTACTGCCATCGATCCCGTGTGTGGGATGAACGTTAACCCGGACAAGACTCCCTGGAAGACCATCTATAGGGGCAAGGTTTACTACTTCTGCAGCAAGCTTTGCCTAGAGGAGTTCAAGCGTGACCCAGAGTATTATCTGAGACACGGGCCTAAGGGCATGCCTGGACACAAGCCTGGAGAAGAGCATAGCCACTAG
- a CDS encoding heavy metal translocating P-type ATPase — protein sequence MGRKLIRIELLGVECASCVYAVSYALRKLEGVVEVRPYPSSSIVDVYIDEESRVSIRDVVDAVRRVGYDVRLESRVFIVSGLSPEHERLVEERLRRVDGVYDVVASSTSSSVLIVYNPHQLKVDDAKRFLEELGFRVEGVSSKPRGASGDTIPLRVALLVLAMGVFVEALNFLGFRLMSALVGLPLSLLVVLLLARRLYVKGFRALLIRAPTMESLVAIATGIAILYSAAVLTLSVIGGMEVRETYFGAALLVLGFVLTGMSIESKARRRALESLEKRVEELLPARVLVEEKGAVSEKPLAEVRPGSIVVVREGDRIGVDGVVVSGEALVDESLVSGESKPVLKKPGDWVVAGSLVVDGFLRVRVVRVGDQTLLKQIALLAEMAKLGKPRVQRIADRFASMLTWLSIATSTSAFAIWLLLGAGIDVALSRAIAVLVVTCPCALGIAVPLTMSASIHRLLEAGILVRNSEVLEKAVRVDTLVFDKTGTLTEGKLVVERVYTLTDISADEIIRLAAIAEKSVNHPIAKAIVEYARARGLDVSTNPSRVDYIKGMGVVADINGLVVAIGSEKLVEQMIGPESLRGVADIVGGYAGTRVYVVVGDKLAGVILLKDEVRRDAIEAISVLKARGYRIAILSGDSREAVEEIARVLGVTEYYYRVEPIDKAKIIRKMQSSGRVVAMVGDGINDAIALSQADVGIAVHRGTEIAKEAGDAILLRDDLTLIPRFLEAAKKVNRAAKVALLWATVYNASLIPVAAGVLAPFGITLRPEYAALAMSLSSLSVTMWSLRVRHMKV from the coding sequence GTGGGCAGAAAGCTCATCAGGATTGAGCTATTGGGTGTCGAGTGCGCCTCTTGCGTTTATGCCGTTTCTTACGCCCTTAGGAAGCTTGAGGGGGTTGTGGAGGTTAGACCCTACCCGAGTAGCAGCATCGTTGACGTGTACATTGATGAAGAGTCGCGTGTCAGCATTAGAGACGTTGTTGATGCTGTTAGACGTGTGGGCTATGATGTAAGGCTAGAGTCGAGAGTCTTCATAGTCTCTGGCCTGTCTCCCGAACACGAAAGGCTCGTCGAAGAGCGTCTTAGGAGAGTTGACGGTGTCTACGATGTTGTCGCGTCCTCGACATCTTCGAGTGTGCTGATCGTGTATAATCCCCATCAGTTGAAGGTTGATGATGCTAAGAGGTTCTTAGAGGAGCTTGGCTTTCGCGTTGAGGGTGTTAGCTCCAAGCCTAGGGGTGCGAGCGGAGATACGATACCGTTGCGTGTAGCTCTGCTAGTGCTGGCTATGGGCGTTTTTGTTGAGGCTCTGAACTTCCTAGGCTTTAGGTTGATGTCTGCACTTGTGGGCTTGCCGTTGTCCCTTTTGGTGGTTCTGCTCCTTGCTAGACGGTTGTACGTTAAGGGTTTCCGTGCGTTACTGATTAGAGCCCCTACTATGGAGTCTCTTGTGGCTATCGCGACCGGCATAGCTATACTGTATAGTGCTGCCGTGCTGACATTATCCGTCATCGGCGGCATGGAGGTTCGCGAGACCTATTTCGGCGCAGCGTTGCTTGTACTCGGTTTTGTGCTTACGGGTATGAGTATTGAGTCTAAGGCTAGGCGTAGAGCGCTAGAGTCTCTGGAAAAGCGTGTTGAGGAGCTGCTGCCTGCAAGAGTGCTGGTGGAGGAGAAGGGCGCTGTAAGCGAGAAGCCTCTTGCCGAGGTTAGACCGGGCAGCATCGTTGTTGTGAGAGAGGGTGATAGGATTGGAGTTGATGGTGTCGTCGTGTCTGGAGAGGCGCTGGTTGATGAGTCGCTGGTCAGCGGCGAGTCTAAGCCTGTCTTGAAGAAGCCCGGCGACTGGGTTGTGGCTGGCTCGTTGGTTGTCGATGGCTTTCTAAGGGTTAGGGTTGTGAGAGTGGGTGACCAAACGCTCCTCAAACAAATTGCTTTACTCGCCGAGATGGCTAAGCTCGGTAAGCCGCGTGTACAGAGGATAGCTGATAGGTTTGCCTCGATGCTAACGTGGCTCTCGATAGCCACTTCCACGTCAGCCTTTGCCATCTGGCTCCTTTTAGGCGCGGGAATCGATGTGGCGTTGTCACGCGCCATAGCAGTACTGGTGGTTACTTGCCCATGCGCATTAGGAATAGCCGTTCCGCTGACGATGTCCGCTAGTATCCACAGGTTGCTGGAGGCCGGGATACTTGTAAGGAATAGCGAGGTTCTTGAGAAGGCGGTTAGGGTAGATACGCTAGTCTTTGATAAGACGGGTACTCTCACCGAGGGCAAGCTGGTGGTAGAGAGGGTCTACACACTGACCGACATAAGCGCCGACGAGATTATCAGGTTGGCGGCTATCGCTGAGAAGAGCGTCAACCACCCGATAGCTAAGGCTATCGTAGAGTATGCACGCGCTAGAGGACTTGATGTTAGTACCAACCCCAGCCGCGTGGATTACATCAAGGGTATGGGCGTAGTCGCAGATATCAATGGCCTAGTTGTTGCCATCGGCTCCGAGAAACTTGTCGAACAGATGATAGGCCCCGAGTCTCTAAGAGGAGTTGCCGACATTGTAGGCGGCTACGCCGGCACGAGAGTGTATGTGGTTGTTGGGGATAAGCTGGCTGGCGTGATACTCTTGAAGGATGAGGTGCGGAGAGATGCCATAGAGGCCATCAGTGTCCTGAAGGCTCGCGGCTATAGGATTGCAATACTGTCGGGAGACTCGCGTGAAGCTGTAGAGGAGATAGCTAGGGTACTAGGGGTCACAGAGTACTATTATCGTGTCGAGCCTATCGACAAAGCGAAGATAATCAGGAAGATGCAATCCTCGGGAAGAGTGGTAGCTATGGTGGGCGACGGGATTAATGACGCAATAGCCCTCTCCCAAGCAGATGTTGGCATCGCAGTACATAGAGGGACCGAGATAGCGAAGGAAGCGGGAGACGCGATCCTATTGAGAGACGACTTAACACTAATACCCAGGTTCTTGGAAGCGGCTAAGAAGGTCAACCGTGCCGCGAAAGTGGCGCTTCTATGGGCAACCGTCTACAACGCATCACTGATTCCAGTGGCTGCTGGTGTACTCGCACCATTTGGCATAACGCTTAGACCCGAGTATGCAGCACTAGCAATGTCGTTGAGCTCCTTGTCAGTCACTATGTGGAGCTTAAGAGTGAGGCACATGAAGGTGTAG
- a CDS encoding class II SORL domain-containing protein, with product MAKFGELIYTEDVGGPVAAKKETHMPRIEAPDAVKKGEPFKVTVRVGPHPNEAAHSIRRVELWFAEEGRPFNPIHIATVTFEPGYGEPEVTITIKLEKSGTLYALAYCNLHGIWEARKDIRVE from the coding sequence GTGGCCAAGTTTGGCGAGCTAATCTACACTGAGGATGTGGGTGGACCAGTGGCAGCCAAGAAGGAGACGCACATGCCTAGAATAGAGGCGCCGGATGCCGTCAAGAAGGGTGAGCCGTTCAAGGTGACTGTGAGGGTGGGTCCTCACCCCAATGAGGCGGCTCACTCGATAAGGCGTGTCGAGCTTTGGTTCGCTGAGGAGGGCCGCCCCTTCAACCCCATACACATCGCGACTGTGACGTTTGAGCCGGGGTATGGCGAGCCAGAGGTCACTATTACCATCAAGTTAGAGAAGAGCGGCACTCTCTACGCGCTAGCATACTGCAACCTGCACGGGATCTGGGAGGCCAGGAAGGACATCCGCGTAGAGTAA
- a CDS encoding type II toxin-antitoxin system HicB family antitoxin, translated as MRRVKVGVVVYEERDETGTWYIAVEPMSGAQAQGESIEEAIEKLKEEVVKMFSAWCESELRDAIDVKLVEIEVPTTGENSET; from the coding sequence GTGCGGCGCGTTAAGGTAGGAGTTGTGGTATACGAGGAGAGGGATGAAACAGGTACCTGGTATATCGCTGTTGAGCCCATGAGCGGTGCGCAGGCGCAGGGCGAGTCTATAGAAGAGGCAATAGAGAAGTTGAAAGAAGAGGTTGTGAAGATGTTTAGTGCGTGGTGCGAATCCGAGCTAAGAGATGCTATTGACGTCAAGCTCGTGGAGATAGAGGTGCCGACTACCGGCGAGAACAGCGAAACCTAA
- a CDS encoding FprA family A-type flavoprotein yields the protein MPRIRVSKVTGNVYQIRVDDVETRFFEGIWEIPEGVTYNAYLVDTGEKRILIDTVKSRYALEFLEALRGILDPRDIDAIIVQHSEPDHSGAFPIIYEAAGKPKVYAHPIAKSIIESEYGVRLEKYEAVRDDTVVDVGDGKLVMALVPWLHWPDTIITFYPEEGLLFTCDVFGVYGVLPHIDDAGLSSSEWALYERYMRKYFANIVGAYRDWVVKNLEKLEAKNWNFSIIAPGHGLVIRKRIGEVLEAYRAWGSRRLNPRKATIIYSTMYGAVEKAALYAAERLAETGFEVHIYGSNDEKGIALGDVLGDAIDSRILVLGVPVYDGNIHPITRLLVDLLCEKVAAGQVTSIISSYGWGPVAKRIVAEKLEKCGFRVAGVIEARGALPANDVDKLIENMIAAK from the coding sequence ATGCCCCGTATTCGAGTCTCAAAGGTAACAGGTAACGTATACCAGATTCGCGTGGATGACGTCGAAACTAGGTTCTTTGAGGGCATCTGGGAGATCCCGGAGGGAGTAACATACAACGCGTACCTGGTCGACACCGGCGAGAAGAGGATTCTCATAGACACTGTGAAGTCTAGGTACGCGCTTGAATTCCTCGAAGCCTTAAGAGGTATACTTGATCCTAGAGATATAGACGCGATTATAGTGCAGCACTCGGAACCCGACCATAGTGGCGCTTTTCCAATAATCTACGAGGCTGCCGGCAAACCGAAAGTGTATGCGCACCCCATAGCAAAGAGCATCATAGAATCGGAGTATGGCGTGCGCCTCGAGAAGTACGAGGCTGTTAGAGATGATACCGTGGTTGATGTCGGCGATGGTAAGCTGGTGATGGCTCTCGTGCCTTGGCTACACTGGCCGGACACCATCATAACCTTCTACCCGGAAGAAGGACTACTCTTCACCTGCGACGTCTTTGGCGTCTATGGTGTACTGCCGCATATAGACGATGCGGGATTGAGCAGCTCCGAGTGGGCGCTATACGAGAGGTACATGAGGAAGTACTTCGCTAACATCGTGGGCGCCTATAGAGACTGGGTCGTGAAGAACCTAGAGAAGCTTGAAGCCAAAAACTGGAACTTCTCTATCATCGCCCCGGGGCACGGCCTAGTGATCCGCAAGAGGATCGGGGAAGTGCTCGAGGCGTATAGGGCGTGGGGCTCTAGGAGGCTAAACCCGCGCAAAGCAACCATAATATACTCGACGATGTACGGCGCTGTCGAGAAAGCCGCACTCTACGCAGCCGAGCGTCTAGCCGAGACAGGCTTCGAGGTGCACATATACGGCTCCAACGACGAGAAAGGGATAGCACTAGGAGATGTGCTAGGCGACGCTATCGACTCTAGAATACTTGTGCTCGGCGTGCCAGTATACGACGGCAACATACACCCCATTACAAGACTACTAGTGGACCTCCTATGCGAGAAGGTCGCAGCCGGTCAAGTAACAAGCATAATATCCAGCTACGGCTGGGGCCCAGTAGCGAAAAGAATCGTAGCCGAGAAGCTGGAGAAATGCGGGTTTAGAGTGGCAGGCGTCATAGAAGCAAGAGGCGCCCTGCCAGCAAACGATGTCGACAAGCTCATAGAGAATATGATAGCCGCCAAATGA